CAGGTTTGGGTAGATGGCAAGTTGAATATGAGTCAACAGTGTGTCCTGGTAGCCAAAAGGGCCAACCACATAccggggtgcatcaggcacagcatcaccagatagttgagggaggtgattgaCCCTGCCAAAGGTGGGGgggatctttaatgtcccttgaaacccaaaccattctatgattctatgattttcccactctgctctgcactgatgtggcctcacctcgagtgctgggggcagttttgggcatgTCAGTGTAAGAAGGACATCACACTATAAGAGTGTGGTGACAAAGATGGTGAAAGGCCTCAAGGAAAAAACTTACAAGGATCGTCTGAGGTGATTTGgcttgttcagcttggagaagagaaggctgagggGTGATCTCATCTCAGCCTACAACTTCCTCGATGGGGGCAGTGGAGGGGGAGGTGTTGATCTCCTCTCTCTGATGACCTGTGATGGGACCCGAGGAAATGGAATGAAGCTGCATCAAGGGAAAATGTTCTTCATCAGGGGGTGGTCAGTCACACCCTGAaacaggctcctcagggaagtggtcacagcacccaGCATGTCAGAGTTCAGTGAGTGTCTGGACAATGTTTCTAGTCATATGATTTATTTATAGGAAGTACTGCAAGGAGCAGAGAGCTGAACTCAATGTCCTTATAGTTTCCTTCCAATGTGACATACTCTGATTCTTCAAACCTGTGTGTCTTCACCAAATAAGCTGTTTTCTCACATTGTTTATAGTGCATCTCAGATTTATGCCACTATTTTCACTCTTTATCCCTTTTTTGTTCAGGACCACTTTGTGTTCATCAGGGTTTAGTTCTACCACACTGGTCTTCCACTGCTGCATGTAAGAGCTGGTCAGTGTATTTAACTCAGTGAAATCTGCTTTTCAAATGTCCTTCAAGACTCTCTGCTATACAACTGTTATTCCCATTCCCTTAGTCTGGTCTGTCATACATGAATTACAGAAGTGTCCAGATCTGTATCACAAGTCCAGCTCATGACATATGGCCTGTATTTTAGGACCTACAAACAGATTCAGGAAGAAGCTGCACTTTTATCAGTAATCATTTTTTTCACATCATCACACTGAAAGAATAGAATAAAAATTACCCCAGTGGTTTTTTATACCTGGTGAATTTGACATCTGGTTCCAGACCTGCAGAACAGCGTTGTATGCATTTAATGCAGAGCTTTGTTCCATGAGTTACACAAAAATCATGGTTTCCCTCCAAGAATTGCAATTTCAGATTCAGAACACACCCACAATAAGCAAATGTGTGGAGGATAATAAGCTCTGCTGTGATAATGTATGATAAAGGCAAGCCGTGCTCTTTCTGAGGGGTCTGGTGTGGTTTTCTGTGCTCAGACCAGGAGTTAATGCAAAACCAGTTTTAAGCAACAGAATAGACCCAGGAGCAAATGAAAAACTGCATCAGAGCAGACCATCAGCATAGCATCAACACTAAAAGGTCTTGTACAGTCTGCTTGACATGGGGTCTAGAGAGAGTAAGCAAACCTTCCTGTACTTGGAAGACTACTTGGGACAGCTGGCAATGAATTGTCCtgtccagcacagctgtgcAAAGCAGTACGAACAGTTCAGTCACACATCCTTATTTGACAATGCTTGTCCCAAGAAAGAGGGCAGCTACACCTCTGCTGCCCTTTCCTCTTCCAGGCATTTCATTGTGGTGCTGTCCCTAAACAAACAGACTTGTTCCCTGCTGTTGGAATCGCTGTCAAAAGGGGATGCAGTCACTCATGCTGAGTGGGAGCTACCTACAGGTTTCTCCCTTCTGATTGCACACAAAGGTCATCCTGCAGCCCAAGGCGATGTGCATGACAGCACAGGATGGGGAGCCAACCTACACACTCGGCACGTTCAGGCCTGTGCCTTCTCCTGTCAGGTGCTATGTGGGTCGCTAACACCCTGGTGTACAATTGTATTTGACTTCAAATCCCTGCAGAAGGCTTCCAAGCAAAGCCTCCTGGGAACATTTTGAGACAtgcaaaggaataaaaaatgatGGGGAAAGCCATCACAGATTTACCAAGGACAAATCTCTCCTAACCAACATCATTGGCCTCTCGGATGGGCAGCTTGTTCTATAAACAAAGGGAGTGCAGAGGATATTGTGCACCTTACTTCAGTAGAGCCTTCAGGATGATCTCCTTGTAGTCACATTGGAGAGCTATAGGCTGAATAAGCAGGCAATATTTTGGGTGGAAAGTTGGGTGTACTGCcagaagcagcaggaacagggcTGCTCCATGAGGACAGTGAGCTGAGCCAAGAGTCAGCCCCCAGGGAGGGCAGTGCCCTCACTGTTAGATGCCACAGCACAATATCTGAGCACAGGGAAATGGAACCAAATGTCACAGTGTCCATCCAAAGCCATGGACACAGCTGTGAGAAGAACCAGGGCCATGGTGCATCtacagagcctagggttagggagCAATGAGAGTTTGCTCCCTGTGGAATGGGAGGCTCACTGAGCAGGTCCCAGCAAGCACCTGAGCAAGAGAAAAGGACAGACCCTGAAAGGGTGACAGGTCCAACCGAGCCTTCAGAACATGAGGCAATATAGTGACAGGGCATGTCCAAAACCAAGCTTGGAAGTCTCTCCACAAGTGAGGGCTGCAATCAGATCCAGTGACTACCAGGCAGGTCAATGGTGACAGAGTAGGCTCAAGTTCAAGCCAGGAAATCAGTGCACAAGTTGGTCTCAAGAAGTCTCATGGCCAGGCAGGAACAGAAGAACAGCCCCTGATGTGGTGCcactggggcaggggctgatggccCCTTGGGGGTTGATATGAGGTCCTGGGCTTTGGGCAGGTGGGACAGGTCCCATGGAAGATCAGGGCCACTGAGGGCTTCTAGTGCCTTCAGGGCTCAGACCAGCAGCCTCCCCTCTGAGGATGGTGTGCTCTTGCTCCTTAGGGAGACCTGCACTCGGCAAGGACTCACTTTAGAGGGACGCACTGGCTGAGGGCTGTTAGTGAGCTGTTTCAGGGGACATAGAGGCAGGGACAGTGGATAGGAAATGGACACAGCACAAGAGGTAGGCAACTGAGTGAGGTGGTCAGGCCACCCCAACAGGCCCCAGAGGCTGTCAGGAGAAAGCCAGGAAGGATGGTCTGGCTGGGTGGAAGGGGGTTCACTCGGAGCCTGGCTCTGGGTAATGAGTGAGTGCCTTGTGGAGATCAGGAAGGTTTGTGAGGACAAGGCCCTGTGTGACTGGAGACCCAGGCTCCTCAGTGCTTGGCAGAGGGCTCAGGGAGGACTGAGCGCATGGTCAGGGAGTGGCAAGGGCCTGCTTTTCCCAAGGAGGAACAAACCAGGAGTCAAGGGGGATGCCACAGCTGGCAGTGCAGGAGCCTCACCAGCCGGAGCTcagcagctgagcagagcaggcccagagatCACGGGCACTCCAGATCATAAGGCAACGTCATGGCTACAAGGCGGGTGCAAAGAAAACATCGACCACAAAGCCAATTCACACAGGAGAGGTAGGTCTGGGTCCAGTGATCACAGGGCAGGGCCAAGGTCACTCTAGGAGTCCTTGGCCAGGAATGGGCACAGCTGTGTTTGAACTGCAGACTCACACACCCCTGATGTAATACAGAGGGGAACTGAAAGTCCAGCACATAGCTTAGAGCTCCTGGGGTCACAGGTGTGGGAGAGGCTCCAGGTATGGCTGAGCAGGACTATTAAAAATTCATAAGtgcactcagagctctgtcaTACACTTATGAGCAAAAGAGATGGGCCTGGAGTTGAGACTTGGGTCTGAGGTCTGTcaggaaggagaactggagaCAGGAACTTAACAGTGTACTTCAGTGCTATGTCTAGGCTGAAACAGGCTTCTGTTGTGGGCAACAGCCTTGACTTGGGGAGTTTCACCTAATTTCTTGCTGATTAACATAAAATTTTTGTTGTTGATTTGAGTATTGACAAAACCAATGTAACAAGCTATGCTTACTAGTTTCAGCTTCCTTGTTACACTCAGtgctccccagtccctctgatTGAAGCAGGAGATAATGGAAGAGGTTGGGGTTGGTGTATGACTGTGTATATCTGGCAGTTGTTGCTGCTCACTTTTATCCTGTTCTTTAGTCTTCTTCAGGGGCTGTAGTTCCACAGGGATGTCCTTGCTTTAGCGTAAGTGACCAGCAGGCTGCAGTCCCTCTGGCGTGTCACTGCCCCAGCCTGAGCTGCCTGTGGCTGCAGTGCCCCAGAGATGAGTCCCAAGAGTGTGCCTTCAGCTGTGCTCGTAGTAACATCCCCTTCTTAATAATATCCCCATGTCTTCTCTCTTTTGTTTCTCCAAACACATCTGTCCCATTTCTCAGTCCACTCTTCCTTAATTACACTCAAGCAGAGGTGCTGTATGCTCCGACTGGAGATTTGGCATAAAATGAGTTTTTGTCATTCATTACAGGGTCTGCTGCAACTGGCCAAGGACAGTTCATGTCCTCCTCTCTCAAATGGTGCCAGTGCCCAATACAGGCTCCAGACCCATTTGCAGAGGGTGTTGGGGAAATCTGCCAAAGCTGGTTGTGCTCTCAGGGTCCTAACACTGGCTGTTGTCAGTCCTGGAACTCATATAGCTGGTAGTATTTTCTGTATATTTATTTCCTCTCAATGGATTTCTCTTCCCTGGTTTTGTTCAGTCTCCCTATAAAATCATGTAAAATTTTATCATCTCCAGCATTCTTTGATCATGAGTTCCATCATTCAGCTCTTTGTTGTCAGCTACATCTTGTCAGCTACCTCTATGTGTTGATGTTCTTTTAACTGCTTTCTACTAACCTCTTTTAATACCATTAAGTTCCTGTGTTAGAAGATATACCAAATAGCCAACCTCTGTCGTTGCCTCTGTAATACTCAGGACTTCAGAAACTTTTGCTCTGGAGAACGTTCATCCCTACCCTACAGTTTGGACTACATAGGCTCAGGCACATCTGAAGCCACTGCCAAGCCTTGAATTAGAGCACTGTTTGTGTCAAATCTGTCCTCCATGGGGGTCTACATCCTCCTCATTCAAGAGAAGAATTTAAACTGAGTCTCTTGATTGTGAGTCTCTTGTCCTTGCTAGGTTGCATGCCTGTGCCTGGCCATGAACCTCACTGAGATGGACCCTGTAATTCCCCATTCCAAGTGTTCATTTTGGACACTAGAAATTATTAGAAAAAACTTACTAGAAAGGAAATTATTAAACTGTATTTTATTGGAAATGACAtgagaggggaaaaggagataGCATAGACAAATTCATGTCCCTTCCAGTGGTCAGATCCCCAAGCGGTGCAGCATTGGATGGATCTTTATTCAGGGAGCAGCACACTGTGCATATCCCATGCATGCAGAGGTTCACTGGTGTTGTGATCTTTACACTTTTATAGGTAGGTTCTGTTTATCATTTCTACTGATGAATGAAAGTACACTTATACAGAAAAATGCTGCTTCACTTCAAGATAAAGACAAGGATACGCCGGTAGCATCATCTGTGAGGTTTTCCATTATGATTAGCAGGTGAAGTTTAGCCCACAGCCACATGATATGTTCAGCACTGTATAGTGCTGCACTTCTGCCTGGACACCGAGAAGTATGTGCAGCATAACTTAGCACAAAACTGCACACACTGATCAGCCTGATCCGATCCCTTTTTATGTGGTCACTAACTCCTCGATGTACAATAACGTTCTGGTCAGGAATGCTACAGACCCTGATTTATGGATTTAACCTGTAGGCTTGATATTTGACCTGCCTCATCACCACAGGCTTGTTTGGGAATCACTGGACTGTAGCAGTAGTATAGGGAACTGCAGCATTTAATATCTTATGGGGGAAGCCCCtgcctttctgatttttttgtcaCCTCCTGGCCTGGATCCTCTTTCCTTGCCAAGCAGCCCCACCCTTGCTGCTCTTTGACAATCCCCTCTCTGCTGTCCCTTTTCCATATTGCTAAATCTTAGCTCACTAGCCACAAGAAACAGAAAGCCCTGCTCTGTGTCAAAGCCTTTCTAGCAGACATGTAGCTTTCAGTTTGATTCAGCATGCTgtgctttctcaaataccatTTGGGAACCCAGGACAGCTTTGCCATGGAGTCCAGGAGGTTCTCTGTACTTCCTCTAGTGACTGTGGTTACAGCATAATGCCTGCTAAATCTTGTGCCTTCAGCCGTGGATTTGGTTTGCTTACGAGGAGGTAAGCCTCTCTCACAAGTCATATATGCAGAGGGATGTGGAATGGTCTCAGAAAATTATATTCCCCAAAGGGCAGGGAAGATAAGTCTTCTCCAACCCTTTCCCAAATGACATGAGAAAGAAAGGCACACTTAGTTCACGCAGCATTTCAAATGCTGTCCTGTGCATGTATCTGTTTTTGCTCCACAGACCCCTGGCAGTACAGTAAATCCAGAACAACATGGCACATCGAGAAAATGGAGTATAGCAAACGGACAGATGGCAGTTTATTGACATACCAACTTCAGTGATGCTGCCAGGGAATAAAAAGAACTATAGGACAATACCTAGACTTTGTGGGAGCTTTGTGGGATCTGGGATTCATATTAAACTCTTGCTGGACTTcagagctgggaaacagcagGCAGTGTTTGCTCTCCACAAAGCTGCTCTTCCTTCATCCTTTTGTAACACCCTCCATGCTGCTCTTTCCAGAATCGCTTCCcatgggagctgcagcagccacacAAACCCTGGCAGTGCCTTtgcagcaggtcctgctggcCCAGACCAGCAATGCACAAGCACAGTACTGGGCTCAGCCATTGATACAGGGATCTTTTTCAGCCTTGCTGAATCTGCACTTTTACCTCTCATTTTAGCCTCTTTGGAGGATGTTTTCTCTCTCATAAACCAAATAGCTCTATCCCTACTCCATTGCTTGACTGAGGTATTTTTTCATCCAGGACAGAGACATCTTAAAATGCCTCTAATCTTTCACCAAAtaatatttctgtctttttcttcaaaaattacTGGGTTCCAGGCACGGTGCCATTGGTCTACATTTTCAATATATTGATCATAATCATCTTCTTACCCAAAATTAAGAACAAAATTGAAATTTACATTAAGCTCCCAAACCTAGTTTTCAACAGATATCTGTCTGTCAGAAGACTTGAGACATAATTTTGTATCCCTAGTGACACCTAACGGCCCCATGTAAAATGAGCCAAATAGTTCTGTTTCACAGTGAGGATGCTCGATGGGCCTCTCTCATGTGTAGTTTTAGGAAACCAAATACCATTTCATTCACTTTTATTTCATTACCATTGATTTtctaaatttcttttctttaaaataatcatCAAACAAAGGAACAATTAAACAAGAGAACAGCTATTTTTATATTCATGTTATAtcatataataaataataattttattttcattgtacCTAGAAAGTGCAAAGTGACAGATATGCTTGTTTCACTTTAATAACAGATTTATAATTGTTTATAGACTTTCACCTTCTGCCTCTTAGAACAGTATTTTATCAatcctgcctttttcttttttgttttagttgTAGCAAAACTCTGTTTACTGTTTTAGACTATAAGGGAAGCAGAACATGATATGCACAGTAAACCTTgaaattgtatatatatatataaatactttTTTGCTTGAATACTTGTGTTAACCATACCTGATCCCTTGTAACTCTCTTGGGAAGACCAGTATTTGCAGTTCTCCCATAGGCCTCATAGCAGCCAAGAAAATGTATTTCCCTGTAGTCAGCATCATCATTTCAAGTAATATTTAATACttgctttgaaaatgtttgAGACAGCTCCAAATAATGCCAAGTATCTCccttttttaaacactttttaaGTACTGTGATGTACAGTTCTGCACACATATGCCAGTAGAAGGAAGACTGCTTAAGTCAGTGAATCACACTGATAGATCTTTCCATTGGATAAACTGCAACCTGAAGAACCTACCCACTAAAGACTGTGAAATAGCAAATAATATCTCTAGGGGATTATGTTATCAAAAGGAAGTAACAAAGATCTCCTAGCACGTTTCTTGTGGGTATTAGACAGCTGAAGCCGTCCACCTTTTAAGAAAAAGACTTTTCTCACATTCTTGGAGTTGTATCTCTTAGGCATCACCTCAATATATTTACTGAGGGCAATAAGAGGAAATCTTTTAAAACTGTTTGGAAATACAatatcatattttaaaaaactgagTTATTTGGTATGTCATATGGAGATAAGGTAAAAATAGGAGCTGTAGGGCTTACCTTGCTTAAACTcagaattttagaaaaaaaaaaacctaagttCTTTAATGACTTCATATATGGGTACGTTCTGGTTTTGAAAATAGGATCTAAATCCTAGTCTAAACCCCTTCTGTCAATAATCATGACCCATTATATCATGTATTTTGATTGTGTGGTGCAGTAACCCAGAACAGGTAGAGACATGTTTAGTTTGCAATGCTTTTATTAGAATAAATAGAAGGACTGACAATTGACATTCACAAAATCAGTGACATGTCATGGGAATGAAGATGGGAAATTGTATCAGTCAGGAAGGTGTTGTGTTTGGAGATGatgatttaagaaaaaatggTAAACTTTCTGTATGCCCCCTCAGAACAAGAGACCTTAGCCTTACAGTATGTGCAGCACAAAGAAGCACAAATGCATTACTCAAAGAAGAATGATTTGCTGAAATTAAGAATTTCATCTTCAAGTTGTCCAGGCATCAATTCAAGGATGGTTGCACAACAAGTTCAACAAACGAGCAGGATTATTCTGCAAGCTGTGTTTATTTCAGAGAACTCCTATAGAAAAACCAGACTCTCAATATCAGTGTCAGAATTTCTGACAAAAATCAAAACCCTGGTCCTGAATCTTAAGTTATTCAATCACAATGGAAGATACTTCTAAGCTGCTTCTTGAAATTCTCATTTATTCCTGGATATAAATCCTGAGTACAACTTGTGTAAGCAGAAATATCTGCACCCAAAGATCTGAAAAGTCACATACTTCTTCAGGAATATCTCCCTAGATATTTAAGGCTTTCTACTTAGAGACAGTGAAGAGATAGGATTATACTACAATACTAGAGTAAAGGGGGTCTGTTTCTGAGGGGAACATAAGCATTATTTCCAGCCCTTTTCTCTTTACGGAGAACAATATCTACCAAAGAAGAGGATCATGTCACTTGGATTGTGTTTGATCAAGAAAAGGAATGGGTGGTCAGCCCTAAACTCCTCAAACTCAGAGGAATGTTGGATGTCTCCAGTCACAACCTCTGAGCCACCTGCCTCAGTGCCCTCTTCAGTGACTTCCAGGTATGCCTCATGGATGGCCTCAGATATCCTCAGGCTCTCTGCTGAAGAGATGCCAGAGAGATTGGCCGAGGGGCTGAACAGGTCGGTCATACCCAAAGACGTTAAGACAGATGTGAGGTTATATTTCTCTTCAATCTTCATGCGTGGGAGATACACTTTCACTCTCTTCTTTTCCATCACCTTGGAACTGGTCCACTCCATGAGTCTTTCGTAACTGATTTTGTTCTCAAGCTGCAAAGAGAGGTAGGGAACGAAATGTCTGAGACAAAACTTCTATGGCTTTAAAAGCTGTGTTTACCACCCGTTACAGGTGTTTTCCATTTACTTTGTGTCCATAATAGAACTGATACATATTCTTAAATGCATTGTTTATCCTGTATGCTTCCTACTGACTTCAGACCGTTACCTTGACTGTCTTGAGGAAGTTCCTCAAacctttttcttctggaaatttCTTCATCagatcaaatatttttttgtaaaaatacagttttgaaaACATCAAAAAATATGGGCCCTAGAACTTTTTCTCTTGGAAGATATTTTATTGATCCCTATCCTCAACTTTATTCCTTTCTAATGTtacttttctcattttccttttagTCAGGTCTTGGAATGCTTTCTTCAtcactttccttttttatttcccctaggataattttttttttctttagtaaaCATTTGAAATCGCTCAGAGTGGTAAAAATCTTGCTACCTTGTTTGTTTCTAATACCTGATGGATACTGGTGCATATAGCCATCCtcttctgcagggctgcagcagccctACTCTGCTTTACCTTCATCTTATAAAACTGAGTTCAGGACTCTCCTAAGAGGCTCTGCCTGAGCACCTGGAAGCACCTGGGCAGATTTTgtgctcctctgcctgcccagcacagccatggTGTGGGCAGCTGGGATGGCAATGGTCAGCAAAAGGTCTGACAGCAGCCAAGCTCCACTGAAGTCATAAATCTTCTGCTTGCCCTGCCAGGGCCATACCTGCTCCAGGCCAGAGATGTCATCAGGCAGCAGCACCAACAGGCTCAGCTCTCCACTGGCATATGGAAGCTCCAGGATCTTAATTTTCTCTTCAGCCACTCTTGCCACTTTGAAGGTGCCGTTCTGACACATCACTTGCACAGGTCTGCTCTCTTGCTGCAAAATCAGAAATGTGAGATGATGTGATGTGGGAGCAATTCTTTCCTTTGGTCAGACAAATGTACAAGGCCTGTGAAAGGACAGGACTCAATCTTCAATCACGCTGCCTTTGGAGAAGAGCTGTGtctctgttttcctctcttGCCTACTTGTGTGCCCTGGAAGCCTGGTCAGACACAGATCTTGTGAACACTACTTGGCTTTAGGCCCAGGCACTGACAATGAGGGACTCACCTAATCACCCAACCTGTGACATGTATTTGTAACACCCAGACTGCTGCCTGTGTGACCCAACAGCTGCCCTGGCCAGaagtgtgtctgtgccctcctACCTCTGTCACATTGAAAGGCTCTTCCCGAGTGTGTTCTTCTTTAAATGCAGTTTTCCATATCCCTTTGAAGTAAATGGCATTCACAAAGACCAGTGCAGTATCTGGACCAACAGAGTCTGACACAAGGAAGTCTTGGATCCGTCCTTTAAGAAAGAGACAGGGCAGAGAGGGGTAAGATACAGCTCCTCT
This genomic interval from Aphelocoma coerulescens isolate FSJ_1873_10779 chromosome 2, UR_Acoe_1.0, whole genome shotgun sequence contains the following:
- the LOC138106907 gene encoding ovalbumin-related protein Y-like; the encoded protein is MGSISAANAEFCFDVFKEVKFHRSNDNVLFSSLSMLSTLALVYMGARGKTQSQMEKVLHFDNVTGDGDITDSQCGTAEYIHKSFKDLLSDIRRQNATYSLRIADRLYIDKTYPILQEYIKCAKKFYKAELEEVDFKTAAEEERQLINSWVERETNGRIQDFLVSDSVGPDTALVFVNAIYFKGIWKTAFKEEHTREEPFNVTEQESRPVQVMCQNGTFKVARVAEEKIKILELPYASGELSLLVLLPDDISGLEQLENKISYERLMEWTSSKVMEKKRVKVYLPRMKIEEKYNLTSVLTSLGMTDLFSPSANLSGISSAESLRISEAIHEAYLEVTEEGTEAGGSEVVTGDIQHSSEFEEFRADHPFLFLIKHNPSDMILFFGRYCSP